The proteins below come from a single Geobacillus thermoleovorans genomic window:
- a CDS encoding RNA-guided endonuclease TnpB family protein has translation MPTITLRLELHNPTKVKQGMYERMTEVNTAFANWLLNHPELNQATSKLFKEFSSQRFPSAVVNQTIREVKSQKKNQKTKKFRTLWCCFNNQNVKVEKKGEFYTVSFPTLEKRVGVPVVTRPYQEAWLNRLLHGTAKQGAAKLYKKRKKWYLAVAITFEVEPRHETKVMGVDVGLRYIAVASVGTKSWFFKGNQCAFVRRRYAALRRRLGKAKKLHMIRKIGRKESRWMKDQNHKISRQIVNFALANGVGVIRMEELTGIRKRATSAKEAGRSLHAWAFHQLQTMIAYKAEMAGIRVEWVNPTYTSQTCKCGYREKANRNGIRFRCQRCGYTLHADLNGAINIAKAISGFAV, from the coding sequence ATGCCGACCATCACACTAAGGCTGGAGCTGCACAACCCAACGAAAGTGAAACAGGGCATGTATGAACGGATGACAGAAGTGAATACCGCGTTTGCCAATTGGCTGTTGAATCATCCCGAGCTGAATCAAGCGACGAGCAAACTATTTAAAGAGTTTTCGTCGCAGCGGTTTCCTTCCGCTGTCGTGAATCAGACGATTCGAGAAGTGAAGTCCCAAAAGAAAAACCAGAAAACAAAGAAGTTTCGAACATTATGGTGTTGCTTTAACAATCAAAACGTGAAGGTGGAAAAGAAAGGAGAGTTCTACACCGTTTCATTCCCAACATTAGAGAAGCGAGTCGGTGTGCCGGTGGTCACGCGTCCCTATCAAGAAGCATGGCTGAATCGGCTGCTTCATGGAACCGCCAAACAAGGAGCAGCCAAGCTCTACAAAAAGAGAAAGAAATGGTACTTGGCTGTTGCGATCACATTTGAAGTGGAGCCGCGGCACGAAACAAAGGTGATGGGCGTTGACGTTGGGCTTCGCTATATCGCTGTGGCCAGCGTGGGAACGAAATCGTGGTTTTTCAAAGGGAACCAATGCGCCTTTGTACGCCGACGATATGCGGCTTTGCGAAGGAGATTAGGAAAAGCCAAGAAGCTCCATATGATTCGCAAAATCGGCCGTAAAGAGTCCCGCTGGATGAAGGATCAAAATCACAAAATCAGCCGTCAAATCGTGAATTTTGCGCTCGCCAACGGTGTTGGCGTGATTCGGATGGAAGAGTTGACGGGGATTCGCAAGCGGGCAACATCGGCCAAAGAAGCGGGGCGAAGCCTTCATGCTTGGGCGTTTCATCAACTGCAAACGATGATTGCCTATAAGGCGGAAATGGCGGGCATTCGCGTTGAGTGGGTGAATCCAACCTACACGAGCCAAACGTGTAAATGTGGTTATCGAGAGAAAGCGAACCGAAACGGCATCCGCTTTCGATGCCAAAGGTGTGGATACACTCTCCACGCCGACTTGAATGGCGCCATCAACATCGCCAAAGCGATTTCGGGCTTCGCCGTCTAA
- a CDS encoding spore germination protein produces MPSFVGPIKINNVSSGAVVQMGDCLYIAPKVATKTQAGSGGFNTGDFVMTNNAISFTNAFDPDVSDQNVAANN; encoded by the coding sequence ATGCCTTCGTTTGTCGGCCCGATTAAAATCAACAACGTCAGCAGCGGAGCTGTCGTCCAAATGGGCGACTGTCTGTACATCGCGCCGAAAGTCGCCACGAAAACGCAAGCCGGATCCGGCGGGTTCAACACCGGCGATTTTGTGATGACGAACAACGCGATCAGCTTTACAAACGCGTTTGATCCAGATGTATCCGACCAAAACGTGGCCGCCAACAACTGA
- a CDS encoding spore germination protein GerPE yields the protein MKRTSVVQAFHAETLIIGSVLQIGDSERISARTRSFAVQRQYELFFGPEGEQIFPVFAKPIPRWISPPPAAARQTLHESPVISVQSVRVLAISSSAIVHIGSTSTAEAEARIKHIRQLAGSESSAPTRGRDL from the coding sequence GTGAAACGAACGTCAGTAGTGCAGGCATTTCATGCGGAAACGCTGATCATTGGCTCCGTACTGCAAATCGGCGACTCAGAGCGAATTTCCGCCCGCACGCGCTCCTTTGCCGTTCAGCGGCAATATGAACTGTTTTTTGGCCCAGAAGGAGAACAAATATTCCCTGTTTTTGCGAAGCCGATCCCGCGCTGGATTTCTCCACCGCCGGCAGCCGCACGCCAAACGCTCCATGAGTCCCCGGTCATTTCCGTTCAGTCTGTGCGCGTGCTCGCCATTTCTTCGTCCGCCATCGTCCATATCGGCTCGACCTCGACAGCGGAGGCAGAGGCAAGAATTAAACATATCCGCCAGCTGGCCGGCTCTGAGTCGAGCGCGCCAACAAGAGGGAGGGATTTATAA
- the gerPC gene encoding spore germination protein GerPC: MSIYEYFVKLHRYLLWQTKKIRDLERRLHALEARLREMEAQPRTSIERIEYKFDQLKVETLEGTLNIGIAPPGAGGTIEDFAVEPVKTVIPKPEPVLLRPIQEKVAAYLNGEASETLKRLEQQYGRRLDDTYRQFILQDIARQTDERIRFYLQEKANHGYVPSGDRDEAVENEIFQKVKADIEQSLDAFLKHLPSKEG; the protein is encoded by the coding sequence ATGAGCATTTACGAGTATTTCGTCAAGCTGCACCGCTATTTATTATGGCAAACAAAAAAAATACGGGATCTGGAACGCCGTCTCCACGCACTCGAAGCCCGGCTTCGGGAAATGGAGGCTCAGCCGCGCACATCGATCGAACGAATTGAATATAAATTTGACCAGCTCAAAGTGGAAACGCTCGAAGGAACGCTAAACATCGGGATCGCTCCGCCCGGAGCCGGCGGTACAATTGAAGACTTTGCCGTCGAACCGGTCAAAACCGTAATTCCAAAGCCGGAACCGGTGCTGTTGCGCCCGATTCAAGAAAAAGTGGCCGCCTATCTCAACGGGGAAGCGTCGGAAACGTTAAAACGCCTTGAGCAGCAATACGGCCGCCGCCTCGACGATACGTACCGCCAGTTCATTTTGCAAGACATCGCCCGGCAAACAGACGAACGCATCCGCTTCTATTTGCAAGAGAAAGCCAACCATGGCTACGTTCCGTCCGGCGACCGCGATGAAGCAGTCGAAAATGAAATTTTTCAAAAAGTGAAAGCCGATATCGAACAATCGCTCGATGCGTTTTTGAAACATTTGCCTTCAAAGGAGGGATAG
- a CDS encoding spore germination protein GerPB — translation MHVYISQSICIHQLRIGSVTNSSVLQIGSAGSIQALSTLANTGGFTGPAPQATVPPGASAPLVPLHSATR, via the coding sequence GTGCACGTTTACATCAGCCAAAGCATCTGCATCCACCAGTTGCGGATCGGCTCGGTCACCAATTCATCTGTTTTGCAAATCGGCAGCGCCGGAAGCATTCAAGCGCTCTCAACGCTTGCCAACACCGGCGGATTCACCGGTCCGGCCCCACAGGCGACCGTGCCGCCCGGTGCATCCGCTCCTCTCGTTCCTCTCCATTCAGCCACCCGCTAA
- a CDS encoding spore germination protein, with amino-acid sequence MPAFVGVVKLNSIGSSGVFHIGDVFAISPQSVTKTFAGAGSFNTGDGLHIYNYYSNTNTNDADVADENVVGNV; translated from the coding sequence ATGCCGGCTTTTGTCGGAGTCGTCAAACTGAACAGCATCGGAAGCAGCGGCGTGTTCCATATTGGCGATGTGTTTGCGATTTCCCCGCAAAGCGTGACGAAAACGTTCGCTGGCGCCGGTTCGTTTAACACCGGCGACGGGCTTCATATCTATAACTATTACAGCAATACCAATACGAATGACGCCGATGTCGCCGATGAAAATGTCGTCGGAAACGTTTGA
- a CDS encoding spore germination protein: MPSFISGPIKITHVSGDGTVNFGDVLQITPKSTLKSNTGSGGGNNGDFLQTNTFVSFTNTGDPDVFDSNNAANN, translated from the coding sequence ATGCCTTCATTTATCAGCGGTCCAATTAAAATCACCCATGTCAGCGGCGACGGCACGGTGAATTTCGGCGACGTCTTGCAAATCACACCAAAGAGCACGTTGAAATCCAATACCGGCTCAGGCGGCGGCAACAACGGGGACTTCCTGCAGACGAATACGTTCGTCAGCTTTACAAACACCGGCGATCCGGATGTGTTCGACTCAAATAATGCCGCCAACAATTAA
- a CDS encoding spore germination protein → MPAIVIGGIKVTNVSGNGTVNMGDVLQIAPKSTTKSNSGAGGGNTGDFLQTNTFCSVTNTVDPDVLDAGVKGNN, encoded by the coding sequence ATGCCAGCAATCGTCATTGGTGGGATCAAAGTGACGAACGTAAGCGGCAATGGCACTGTCAACATGGGCGATGTGCTGCAAATCGCTCCGAAAAGCACCACGAAGTCAAACTCAGGTGCCGGCGGCGGCAATACTGGCGATTTCTTGCAAACGAATACGTTTTGCAGCGTCACGAATACGGTCGATCCGGATGTCTTGGACGCCGGGGTGAAAGGAAATAACTAG
- a CDS encoding DUF418 domain-containing protein, whose translation MIRSTERIAAADVLRGFALLGILLVNMRYFSSPALYDDGVKGSDFDRVFVAVVDVLFEASAYPLFAFLFGFGAMTMFRRISSRGKRPIPILLRRFFLLLGIGMAHAFGLWFGDILIPYAVAGFIMFFLFAAPPHWWRTAAVAVFLLFHGLMVLLMALSMWTGGTKPVGGHEAEAAAAVRHYQSGTFGDVFWQRWHDWAYVNSDGGLLFTVLTVLPFCFLGGYASCKRWLEPDRHSPAKLRRLMRWALCFGLALKTIPYWAAANDLTMYIQDSFGGAALAVFYAAAAVFICGKPSWQRAWRWWQDVGKMSLTHYLAQSLVCTSLFYGYGLGWYGRTSAWQEMLIAFALYATQVWISRFWFARFHYGPVEWMWRWGTYGTRPPFRRRPGQ comes from the coding sequence ATGATCAGATCGACCGAGCGAATCGCCGCAGCGGATGTGTTGCGTGGATTCGCCTTGCTCGGCATTTTGCTTGTCAACATGCGTTATTTTTCCTCGCCGGCGTTATACGACGACGGCGTCAAGGGCAGTGATTTTGACCGAGTTTTCGTTGCCGTCGTGGATGTGTTGTTTGAAGCGAGCGCCTATCCGTTGTTTGCGTTTTTATTCGGGTTCGGGGCGATGACCATGTTCCGCCGGATCAGCAGCCGCGGAAAGCGGCCGATTCCGATTCTGTTGCGCCGCTTCTTTCTTTTGCTTGGGATCGGCATGGCTCATGCGTTTGGCCTTTGGTTTGGCGATATTTTAATCCCCTATGCGGTCGCCGGATTCATCATGTTTTTCTTGTTCGCCGCCCCGCCGCATTGGTGGCGGACGGCGGCTGTCGCTGTCTTTCTTCTTTTTCACGGCCTTATGGTGCTGCTAATGGCCCTCAGCATGTGGACAGGAGGAACGAAACCAGTTGGCGGCCACGAGGCTGAGGCGGCCGCAGCGGTTCGTCATTATCAAAGCGGAACGTTTGGTGATGTGTTTTGGCAACGTTGGCATGACTGGGCCTATGTCAACAGCGATGGCGGGCTGCTGTTTACGGTGTTGACCGTATTGCCCTTTTGTTTCCTCGGCGGCTATGCCTCTTGCAAACGTTGGCTTGAACCCGACCGTCACTCGCCTGCGAAGCTGCGCCGCCTGATGAGGTGGGCGCTATGTTTTGGTTTAGCACTGAAAACAATTCCGTATTGGGCTGCGGCCAACGACTTGACAATGTACATCCAAGACAGCTTCGGAGGCGCCGCTTTGGCGGTGTTCTACGCGGCGGCAGCCGTGTTTATCTGCGGGAAACCAAGTTGGCAGCGCGCTTGGCGGTGGTGGCAAGACGTCGGGAAAATGTCGCTCACCCATTACCTCGCGCAATCGCTCGTTTGCACGTCGCTGTTTTACGGTTATGGGCTTGGGTGGTACGGACGCACAAGCGCATGGCAGGAGATGTTGATTGCGTTTGCCTTGTATGCAACTCAAGTGTGGATAAGCCGCTTTTGGTTTGCGCGTTTTCATTATGGCCCGGTTGAGTGGATGTGGAGGTGGGGGACATACGGAACGCGGCCGCCGTTTCGCCGCCGGCCGGGGCAATAA
- a CDS encoding aspartyl-phosphate phosphatase Spo0E family protein, translating to MVKEMVLLQIEEKRQQMIELALTYGFTAKETIECSQELDQLINQYLQQTRIFESPSPSVQ from the coding sequence ATGGTGAAGGAAATGGTTCTGTTGCAAATTGAAGAAAAACGACAACAAATGATTGAATTGGCGCTCACGTATGGGTTCACGGCCAAAGAGACGATCGAATGCAGCCAAGAGCTTGACCAATTGATCAACCAATATTTGCAGCAAACGAGGATTTTTGAATCGCCTTCCCCGTCCGTTCAGTAA
- a CDS encoding fumarylacetoacetate hydrolase family protein → MKLITALFDGETFVGAVPQGDDRAVHLRRAERAMDGTETMPTTMVEAIAQGEEFLVRAQKVIDWALGHPTREYVYRLNDVRLLAPIPRPAKNIFCIGKNYVDHALELGGADVPEHLIVFTKAPTTVIGHEETILRHADVTDEMDYEGELAVVIGKQGRAIRREDALDYVFGYTIINDVTARDLQERHQQYFLGKSLDTFCPMGPWIVPSKFVPNPNDLRIETRVNGEVRQQANTKQLIFSIESIIETISKGITLEPGDIIATGTPAGVGKGMNPPRFLQTGDVIEVTVEGIGMLRNKVGE, encoded by the coding sequence ATGAAACTGATCACCGCACTTTTCGATGGAGAAACATTTGTTGGAGCCGTGCCGCAAGGAGACGACCGGGCGGTTCATTTGCGCCGCGCCGAACGGGCGATGGATGGAACGGAGACGATGCCGACGACGATGGTTGAAGCGATTGCCCAAGGGGAGGAGTTTCTCGTACGGGCGCAAAAAGTGATTGACTGGGCGCTAGGCCATCCGACGCGGGAGTACGTTTATCGCCTCAACGATGTCCGTCTTTTGGCCCCGATCCCACGGCCGGCGAAAAACATTTTTTGCATCGGCAAAAACTATGTTGATCACGCGCTGGAGCTCGGCGGCGCCGATGTGCCGGAGCATTTGATCGTCTTCACGAAAGCGCCGACAACGGTCATCGGTCATGAGGAAACGATTTTGCGCCATGCCGATGTCACTGATGAAATGGACTATGAAGGGGAGCTGGCGGTGGTCATCGGCAAACAAGGGCGGGCGATCCGCCGCGAAGACGCGCTTGATTACGTATTTGGATACACGATCATCAACGATGTGACAGCAAGAGATTTGCAGGAGCGGCACCAACAATATTTTCTCGGCAAAAGCTTGGATACATTTTGCCCGATGGGGCCATGGATCGTGCCAAGCAAATTTGTGCCAAATCCAAACGATTTGCGCATCGAGACACGGGTCAACGGCGAAGTGCGCCAGCAAGCCAACACGAAACAATTGATTTTTTCCATTGAATCGATCATCGAGACGATCTCAAAAGGCATTACGCTTGAGCCGGGCGACATCATCGCTACAGGAACGCCGGCTGGAGTCGGCAAAGGGATGAACCCGCCGCGTTTTTTGCAGACGGGTGATGTCATTGAGGTGACGGTGGAAGGCATCGGCATGTTGCGCAACAAAGTGGGAGAGTAA
- a CDS encoding YisL family protein — MTHAHITSWLITIVLFFLAVSMERQGAGKAKIVQMVLRLFYILTIATGGLLLHSIASISALYWLKALAGLWVIGAMEMVLAAVKKGKSAAAGWTQWVIALAVTLFLGLLLPLGFDLF, encoded by the coding sequence TTGACGCATGCCCATATTACGAGCTGGCTCATCACGATTGTTTTGTTTTTCCTTGCGGTGTCGATGGAGCGGCAAGGGGCGGGCAAAGCCAAGATCGTGCAAATGGTGTTGCGGCTGTTTTACATTCTCACGATCGCGACGGGGGGGCTTTTGCTGCATAGCATTGCTTCGATATCCGCGCTTTATTGGCTAAAAGCGCTTGCCGGGCTGTGGGTGATCGGAGCGATGGAAATGGTTTTAGCAGCTGTAAAAAAAGGAAAAAGCGCGGCGGCAGGATGGACGCAATGGGTCATTGCCCTTGCGGTGACGCTGTTTCTTGGTTTGCTGCTGCCGCTTGGTTTTGACTTATTCTAA
- a CDS encoding EAL domain-containing protein, giving the protein MRWFCCRRAEELDHLLREHSSSLDEPLFVQIAGNDEAAVRHAAAALARRWPHAHMVGMAGPLPMAGEANLAVGVASMTSSTVSSLALPADEFDRPDGLAALIAEAVVRHDTTLLLLFTNHRSALPPLLRHLPLANERMVIIGCALPEGSVLFSPDGRLERGGIAVSFSGTALRGHCAAPFLWEPIGLAFSITKSRDQQIDELNGQKASSYLERYLGKEFIEHLPFSGMEFPFLIERNGRDVCLPIVAVNQDGSVAVRGHVHNGEKVRFAYIHAASLYWSARDVAMQTAKQPAEGMLLYYSAALSGYTRPLFDGVAAVFGQAALFPAVEVLVKDAYTAVRPAAFAAISLAETAASAESGLLSPWSSPPEGMMTLAQLMSTSSRDMERLHVRLQMSEQRYKSLFEHNTDIVYSTDLHGRLTSVNPAFEQVLGYKKEEILYTNSLKYIHPNDIPRVTRYFYRALRGNIQTYNLEIPTKSGERLLFQMKNIPIIVDGKKVGIYGIGRNITEQKKAEEKISYLAYYDIDTNLPNRTKWMELFSEQLDKAKQKRRKMAVALIDLDRFKWINDSVGHYAGDDILRQLVERIRRVLPPSAELGRFHGDKFCLLFPLKTEVQAATEAALRIVREVARPIVYDGKEFFVTASVGLAMFPDDGEDEHALLRHADMAVNMAKKGGGNRVERYCAQMNEEAMHRLEMGGHLRRAIEENELFLCYQPIVDVHTGAVKATEALIRWRHPKLGLVRPDEFIPLAEETGLIHEIGRWVLKTACRQTKQWQEMTGNNRLSIFVNVSPVQFQHERFVDNVKQALKQSRLSPSCLHLELTEHSMLRYLSSTMRTMDELRKLGVGIAVDDFGSGYSSFHYLKRLPATILKIDRAFIEQLHANASDEAIVKAMITMGHGLGLETIAEGVETPEQLNRLRDLQCTYAQGYVFCPPLLAEEVMQYVTEKQK; this is encoded by the coding sequence ATGCGTTGGTTCTGCTGCCGCCGCGCCGAGGAGCTGGATCATTTGCTCAGGGAGCATAGTTCTTCCTTGGATGAGCCGTTGTTTGTCCAAATCGCGGGCAATGATGAGGCAGCAGTGCGCCATGCGGCCGCCGCGTTAGCCCGTCGTTGGCCGCACGCCCATATGGTTGGGATGGCAGGACCGCTGCCAATGGCCGGGGAGGCGAATCTCGCTGTTGGCGTCGCGTCGATGACGTCTTCAACCGTTTCGTCGTTGGCGCTGCCAGCTGATGAGTTTGACCGCCCGGATGGATTGGCGGCGTTGATCGCGGAGGCGGTCGTTCGTCACGATACGACGTTGCTTTTGTTGTTTACGAATCACCGCTCGGCTTTGCCGCCCTTGCTTCGCCATTTGCCGCTTGCAAACGAACGAATGGTTATCATCGGCTGCGCGCTTCCCGAGGGCAGCGTGTTATTTTCGCCCGACGGTCGGCTTGAGCGCGGAGGAATCGCCGTCTCTTTCAGTGGAACAGCGCTTCGCGGCCACTGTGCCGCACCGTTTTTATGGGAGCCGATTGGCTTGGCGTTTTCCATCACGAAAAGCCGCGATCAGCAGATTGACGAGCTAAACGGGCAAAAAGCGTCGAGCTATTTGGAACGGTATTTAGGAAAAGAGTTTATCGAACACCTTCCATTTTCTGGGATGGAATTTCCGTTTCTTATCGAACGGAACGGACGCGATGTCTGCCTGCCGATTGTCGCTGTCAACCAGGATGGCTCGGTTGCCGTAAGGGGCCATGTCCATAACGGAGAAAAGGTGCGATTTGCTTATATTCATGCCGCGTCCCTTTACTGGAGCGCGCGTGATGTGGCGATGCAAACAGCCAAGCAACCAGCAGAAGGAATGCTGCTTTACTACAGTGCGGCGCTGAGTGGGTATACGCGCCCGCTGTTTGACGGTGTGGCTGCGGTGTTTGGACAGGCAGCGCTGTTTCCGGCCGTCGAGGTGTTGGTGAAAGATGCGTATACGGCGGTGCGGCCGGCCGCATTTGCGGCCATTTCGCTGGCGGAAACAGCGGCCTCGGCGGAGAGCGGCCTACTGTCACCGTGGTCATCGCCGCCAGAAGGGATGATGACATTGGCGCAGCTCATGTCAACATCGTCCCGCGACATGGAGCGGCTGCACGTCCGCCTGCAAATGTCGGAGCAACGCTACAAATCGTTGTTTGAGCATAACACGGACATTGTCTATTCCACAGATTTGCACGGCCGTTTGACAAGCGTCAACCCTGCTTTTGAGCAAGTGCTCGGTTACAAGAAAGAAGAGATTTTGTATACGAATTCGCTCAAGTATATTCATCCGAATGATATTCCCCGCGTCACCCGCTATTTTTACCGAGCGCTGCGGGGGAATATCCAAACGTATAACTTGGAAATTCCGACGAAGTCGGGAGAACGGCTTTTGTTTCAAATGAAAAACATTCCCATCATTGTGGATGGCAAAAAGGTCGGCATTTACGGAATCGGACGCAACATTACCGAGCAAAAAAAGGCGGAAGAGAAAATCTCTTATTTAGCATATTACGACATCGATACGAACTTGCCCAACCGGACAAAGTGGATGGAATTGTTTTCCGAACAGCTGGACAAAGCCAAGCAGAAGCGACGAAAGATGGCAGTTGCTTTGATCGATTTGGACCGGTTTAAATGGATTAACGACAGCGTCGGCCATTACGCCGGAGATGACATTTTGCGCCAGCTTGTCGAGCGCATTCGCCGCGTCTTGCCGCCTAGTGCGGAGCTTGGCCGATTTCATGGCGACAAGTTTTGTTTGCTTTTTCCGCTCAAAACAGAGGTCCAGGCGGCGACGGAAGCGGCGCTCCGCATCGTGCGCGAAGTGGCGCGGCCGATTGTGTACGATGGAAAGGAATTTTTCGTTACAGCAAGCGTTGGTCTAGCGATGTTTCCAGATGACGGAGAGGACGAACATGCGCTCCTTAGGCACGCCGATATGGCTGTCAACATGGCTAAAAAAGGCGGCGGCAACCGAGTGGAGCGCTACTGCGCGCAAATGAACGAAGAAGCAATGCACCGATTGGAAATGGGCGGACATTTGCGCAGGGCGATCGAAGAGAATGAATTATTTCTTTGCTACCAACCAATTGTAGACGTACATACGGGTGCGGTGAAGGCGACGGAGGCGCTGATTCGCTGGCGCCACCCGAAGCTTGGGCTTGTGCGGCCGGATGAATTCATCCCTTTGGCGGAAGAGACCGGGTTGATTCATGAGATTGGGCGCTGGGTGCTGAAAACCGCCTGCAGACAGACGAAACAATGGCAGGAAATGACAGGAAATAACCGGCTTTCCATTTTTGTCAACGTCTCCCCTGTCCAGTTTCAACACGAGCGGTTTGTAGACAATGTAAAACAAGCGCTTAAGCAGTCACGTTTGTCTCCGTCCTGTTTGCATCTCGAATTGACCGAACATTCGATGCTCCGTTATCTGTCCAGCACGATGCGGACAATGGACGAGTTGAGGAAGCTTGGCGTCGGCATCGCCGTCGATGATTTCGGCAGCGGATATTCCTCGTTCCATTATTTAAAGCGGTTGCCAGCGACAATATTGAAAATTGACCGTGCCTTTATTGAACAATTGCATGCCAACGCTTCCGATGAGGCCATTGTCAAGGCGATGATTACGATGGGACACGGGTTGGGGCTTGAGACGATCGCCGAAGGGGTGGAAACGCCGGAACAGCTCAACCGGCTTCGCGATTTGCAATGCACGTATGCGCAAGGATACGTGTTTTGTCCGCCGCTTCTCGCTGAAGAAGTGATGCAGTATGTGACGGAAAAGCAAAAGTGA
- a CDS encoding DUF2777 domain-containing protein, translating into MNIEERLQCIVEQPRAYVYGTVEFVNDEWIFFDEEEEEASLVEEIAEQGIEWFHCGHWLSGQWQDQGAVATDLGVFPLENGDRIRFRKRLTYAYQQWLAALPDSTFFQFVQWLNSLGFSLYDCLYCYNGLLFAKSSGVNFIIYDNTEQIGSIHHYYERGRASSDRFEITLNSGERAICAQIG; encoded by the coding sequence TTGAACATCGAGGAACGGCTGCAATGCATTGTGGAACAGCCGCGGGCGTATGTGTATGGAACAGTGGAGTTCGTCAACGATGAATGGATCTTCTTCGACGAAGAAGAAGAGGAAGCCTCTTTAGTAGAAGAAATTGCCGAGCAAGGCATCGAATGGTTTCACTGCGGACATTGGCTGTCCGGGCAATGGCAGGATCAGGGCGCGGTCGCCACGGATCTTGGCGTCTTTCCCCTCGAAAACGGCGATCGCATCCGTTTCCGCAAACGGCTGACTTATGCCTATCAACAATGGCTCGCCGCGCTTCCTGATTCAACCTTTTTCCAGTTTGTTCAATGGCTGAACAGCCTCGGATTTTCGCTGTATGACTGCTTATATTGCTACAACGGCCTATTGTTTGCCAAATCGTCTGGCGTGAATTTCATCATTTATGACAACACCGAACAAATTGGAAGCATCCACCATTATTACGAGCGCGGACGGGCGTCAAGCGACCGTTTTGAAATCACATTAAACAGCGGTGAGCGAGCCATTTGCGCCCAAATCGGCTGA